DNA from Rosa rugosa chromosome 6, drRosRugo1.1, whole genome shotgun sequence:
ctgatggcatcagaagaacaactagtgtcccacatcgaggatgggggagacttccttcacatgctcgagtataaaggcattagcacaactaccttttacgggtaataactcctttatccactatttacttactatacatctatattagcttctcactcaggcatcggagaggtataaaccgtccggtacggtttatccCTCTAAACGTGTGTTAttgatacaggatttaggagttggatcggtaccccagacggtatagcattctgtgtgaggtacccggagaaagccaccagaaacagatTGCTTGAAGCATTTCGCTTTCGAAGAGAGACTTAGCCACTTAGGGGAGTTGTTTCATCGAAACGCACAAATCTGACATACTGAGTGTCTGAGTAGTGTGACTCTGTGAGCTGTTGTGGGAGACTGGGAATACACGCGACTTTggtggataattttttttttctttgggctggtATGGGCTGAAaggtagagatatatatatacctaaagGTTTTTAGCCCAAAATCTCATCTAGACTTGAGCCCATATAACCTTCCACATCCTTCCGCCACTGCTTTCtacttgaaaattttcattttctgtgaCATTTCTTTTACAAACAAGTTTACCACTAAACGAAAACATATCTATCTATATagtttgtttaacaaaaaaaaattacatttccTTTTCCTGCCTACAGAGCACTACATAAGATAGCACCCAATTAAAGCAGTAGGAATCATCAAGATTTCTCTAGAACTATGCTCTGAAATTTTCACTGAGCGGAATGTTGGTGCTCGTTCAAGTAAATCTCAGCCAAGGCAGTATGTAATGCTGCCCCGACGGGAAGGACGTCCTCATCAAGAAAGAAGTAAGGGGAGTGCGGTGAGTAAACTGAACCCACTTCCTCATTTCTTATTCCGATGCCGATCATGATTCCAGGAATCGATTCTTGATAGAAAGCAAAGTCTTCACCTGCCATCACTTTTTTGCCGACCTTCACATTCTCAGGACCAAGCACAAGTTTTCCAACCCTCTTTACATGCGAATTCAAGCTTTCGTCATTGAAAACAGCAGGGTATGGGGGAAACTCTTCACTTTTCATGTCAACGTATGCAATACATCTATGCACAGCTGCCTGCCCTTCAATAACCTGCAAGAAATCCCAAAAATTTAGGCATCACCAACTTAAAAAATATGAATAATCTGCATAACTTATTTCTTTCTCTAAATTTTTGATTCAAGCTGGTTGATAACCTACTTACATAGTGATGAAAGAACATCCAGCAAgaatttttgtaataataatatGGTGATGACAGTACGACAACCAAGTCTACCGGGAAAAGGTTAATAAATGCCGCATACCTCTTTCAATCGCCTCATGAGTTGGTACAAGCCTTCCGTTGTAAGACTCCTCAATGTGCCCCCAAATTCAACATAGGCCGGAATTACATTGGATGCCGTCCCTCCTCGAACATAAGTGACAGACAGAACCTTCATCAGAAAACTAGCTATTAGGACCTTACTGCAGTCAAGGTTCTTATGTTTTCATTACTGTCATATGCATACTCAACCCGCAGAAATTTTTATAACTAAGAAAACATAGGTGGGTTACTGCAAATACTGTCAGTACAAATAAATTTTGCAATGACTCTGCACCTTACAATGGAGCAATTGCATATTAAAGCTGACCAATTGAAATAGAAAAAGACTTAAACTGAGATTATGTAGAGGCATAACATAAGTATGCTTTCAAACATTTCAAGCAAGAGTCCTGTATATATCTTCACTTCCTCCATTGACAAACAAGGAAAAATGTGAAAACTGCATGGTATTTTATCTTTTGAAAAGGGACTCACTTGACTTTGGAGGGGATCAGTTTCTCTTGAGATGAGCTGCTGCAATGCTGAAATTGCAAAAGAGGCAGCGAGTATTGGGTCAGTAGTGATATGGGGAGCTGCAGCATGCCCACCTTCACCGATTATTTTTGCTTCAAAGAAGCTAACAGCAGCCAAGTGTGGCCCTGCCATGGATGCTATGCTTCCTGTGGGTATCATATAATCGACGTGCATCCCAAATATTGCTTCCGCTTCACCAAGAGCACCCTCTTTTATCATCTCGGCTGCTCCAGCACCTCCCTCCTCAGCAGGTTGAAAAATAAGTCTAACAGTACCCTTCAACACCATATCAAGAAAAAACTGTCTGAATTAAAAATCAAGAACCCTCTTCTATCAAATATTGCATTCATTGCTAAATTTCCAGAGAAAGAATGAAACTTTGTGCTCAGATAGACATTCATTTTGGGTGCACAACATGACAGTATGAAAGATTTCAACAGAAACATGCATACTTTCATCAACAAACTTTACGATTTCAACACACAGATTGAATTATTGAAACTTGTGTTAATATGGACATTCATTCTTGTTGCACAACAAGTGAGTAAGTTAGATTTCAACACAAGATTGCATATTTTCATCAATGAACACTATGCTATCAACTGAAAGAATTGAAACTTGTGCTCAGATTAACATTCATTTTGGTCACACAATCACATGAATGTATGGAACTCACTGACCTGAAGTTTCTCTTTTCGTTGACTAAGCAACTTAGCAGCACCTAGAAGCATAGCGGTGTGAGCATCATGACCACAACCGTGCATTTTCCCATCAATCTTACTCTTGTGCTCCCAATCAACAAGCTCCTACACAcatcaaacaaaaccaaaatcgCAAGATCATGACAAGAAGTTAATTTCCCGATAGCAAAAGGAAAGTTTTCAATTACTTGCATAGGGAGGGCGTCCATGTCAGCCCGAAGAGCAACAACTGGGGCAGAACCGGACCCAATTTGGGCCACAATACCAGTTTTGGCAATTGGGTACGAGTAAGAGATGCCAAGTTGGTCCAGCTCTCTGCGTAGAAGAGCACTGGTGTTGTGCTCTTGGAATCTGAGTTCTGGGTTTTCATGGATTTGCCTTCTTATTGAGACCAAccagtttttgtctttctgGGCTGCGTTTAGAATCTCTTCTCCGTAGTTTTGGTCCCGAGTGCCATGGATGACACAAAAGGAAGAAAGTGAGAGATGAAAAACTAGAAGTGAATTGAAAATCGAACAAGGATTCATATCATGAATCTGCTTGTATTGCTGGGATTTGCTAAGAAAGATGATAGTAGTGGCAGCCTGTAATTGATAGAGAAGAGGGGCTCGTTGACTGAAAGAGAGTGTAATACTAATGCTCACGCTTCTGAAGCTGTACGTGCATTTGTATCTAGCACTATATTTACTGTAATAATAAGAGGGGTTATCATTCGGCCGCGGGCCTAAAAGCTCATGGGCGCCTGGCCGGCCCAATATGTAAAATTTTGGTCCAGTCCGACCTACAGCAAAGCTCATCTCAGAATACTAGAATTGAATATTTTTTTATGCAATTATTAGTTGAATATGTGAATTAATTATTGCTATCTAGGGAAATATGGCTGCTGGCTCTGAATCAAAACAAGGATTCAACGTCGTTAACAAAAGGCCGAGTCAGAGGCGGGTAGAGCAGAAGCCGGGAAGGCAGAAGCTTCACCCATTTTAGTCGACCCAGAAAAAAGTAGCAAAGGGAGGCAGCATCCAGTGGATCAGCGTCAAAGGCGGATTGAATCAGATCCAATTGACCCAGTGGGCGGATACAGCTGCATCTAAGCTAATGAATTAGTACCAATTCATGAACAAAAATTCACATGCGAAGATGCGAAACTTCCCGAGTTCCATCCAGTGACTATAAAAAATGCTATATTAGTTGCGTGTTGTTACTTGTGTAAAGAGAGGAAAGCGATTCATTCACAAAAAGCCATGTTAAGTAGGGATGGGAggacatcatatatatataacacatacACATGGAAACGAGAATAGAATTGAAACTAATGACATTAATATTATTGATCAATTCAACTAATTACTAAACATCGACTTGGGGGGACTAATCACGTTTGTCACTACTACTACTTGTTGTAACAAACTATTTATTATCTGAAACTAATTAAAGAAACTAGTTGTTTGAAACGACTACTCGATCTCCAAAGTTGTCAACCTTGATGGTTCTTCTCGCACTTGTTGTAGCAAGGACCCAAATAGTTATTTCCTCTATGAGCATCTGCATGCATCCAGCAAACATATATCACAAACTTAATTTTAGGATAAAATTAACTTTATGAGAATAGACATATCAAAATAATTATGAAATTGCAATATATACCTGAACCAGTTAATTTTGTTTTAGCAGCAAACTTATAAGCACATCCAAGTGTACAATGATAGAGCTCAGGCTTCACATTCCCCTGGTTCATGGTGCACTCTAGCATGCATGTACCAAAACAAAAAGCTCcaccaaaatgaattttgggaaAGCGAAACTTATCCGGTGAAATCAGGGATGCCTTGCGACCAAAACACTTAGCACCACATTGAATGGCACATAGACCTACATCGACTAAACCCTCCGGTTCAGCAGAACCCGAACCATCTGATGATGGCGATGGCGGATTTGGAGAGCGAATCGGAGGCGTTGCATGATCGTTACCTTCATTATGAGCAAGAGCTGCTGCTGCTAGCACTAGTACTAGTAGCAAAATAATGGAAACCCTGCTGTCTGTTGCGAATGCCATGGCTAACAACTACTCTAGCTCTCTATATTCTTTAGCTATGAACTTTGGTTATGATCCATGTTGAACAGAGACTCGGTATTTATAGTATATTGCTGGTCTAGGGTTCTTCGTCCATGTATGGTAATATTAGAAGAAAATATTTGAGAGCAcataattcataattaattagTTGGATAAGATTGTGGTTGGCTGGAGATTGATCTGGATATCTTGCTACGTACAGAATAATTCGATCCATTATTCCATGCACGATGAATATGAACATGACGACATGATGTATATACCTACATGTATCTATAATGTACATAACAGTATTGACCACCAATTTGATTTAATTATCATCAAAGATTCATTTAGCTGGATAATTAATACGACAATCAAGCTACTTTGATTTTTAAATTGATTGACGGCCTGATTGACATGGATATGGTATATATTTATGGTACAATATATCATGAATTTACAAATTTTACACCACCTTTATTGATAGATTGGGATAGCTTATGATTGACATGCTTGTATTAATGGAAACAATTTTCCTAATTATCTAATCTTTCATTAATTTGTGTAATTTAGTATTCAATTAGCtacattctaaaaaaaaaaaaaagtattaaatTAGCTAGCTTGATAATGCTTGCAAGCAATCTAGCgacttaaattttttttggttgattGATGGCTTGTTGCATGAGAAATTTGTTCAGGTAACCGCCAAAGCATGGAAATTGGAAAGATTCTTGAATAGTTGTCGGGTCCGATAGGTTAAAAttaggtttaaaaaaaaaaacctgttcTCAAAAACCTTGATTTCTCATCTAAAATTGTGGAATTTTGGCCACCATCGCATTTTCTTATTTGCTCATTAAAATTTTTTCACACTTAAATAGTAAGAATTTATGAAATTGAGGAACTAAAAAATTaagacacaatttttttttttttttaggatttttctaagtaaaaaaaaatacaaattaaATAGGAGATGTGCAGCAAGTACTGAAGTTCATAATCTTATTTATCAAACAAAAGAACTCC
Protein-coding regions in this window:
- the LOC133714351 gene encoding uncharacterized protein LOC133714351, translated to MAFATDSRVSIILLLVLVLAAAALAHNEGNDHATPPIRSPNPPSPSSDGSGSAEPEGLVDVGLCAIQCGAKCFGRKASLISPDKFRFPKIHFGGAFCFGTCMLECTMNQGNVKPELYHCTLGCAYKFAAKTKLTGSDAHRGNNYLGPCYNKCEKNHQG
- the LOC133717820 gene encoding IAA-amino acid hydrolase ILR1-like 5, with product MNPCSIFNSLLVFHLSLSSFCVIHGTRDQNYGEEILNAAQKDKNWLVSIRRQIHENPELRFQEHNTSALLRRELDQLGISYSYPIAKTGIVAQIGSGSAPVVALRADMDALPMQELVDWEHKSKIDGKMHGCGHDAHTAMLLGAAKLLSQRKEKLQGTVRLIFQPAEEGGAGAAEMIKEGALGEAEAIFGMHVDYMIPTGSIASMAGPHLAAVSFFEAKIIGEGGHAAAPHITTDPILAASFAISALQQLISRETDPLQSQVLSVTYVRGGTASNVIPAYVEFGGTLRSLTTEGLYQLMRRLKEVIEGQAAVHRCIAYVDMKSEEFPPYPAVFNDESLNSHVKRVGKLVLGPENVKVGKKVMAGEDFAFYQESIPGIMIGIGIRNEEVGSVYSPHSPYFFLDEDVLPVGAALHTALAEIYLNEHQHSAQ